The Deltaproteobacteria bacterium region GGTCTTAAGGCCCGGGGGGATAGCAGTGAGGAATCGGACATTGATCTGCTTTTATTGACAACGGAGCCTCTTCACTGGAAGGATCGGCACGCAATCATCGAAGCGCTTTTTGATGTGGAGATGAAACACGATGTTGTGATCAGCATTATAGTCAACACCATCCATGACTGGCAGAGCGGCTTCTGCACTCTGCTGCCTATTCATGAAGAAGTAAATCGAGTGGGGATTGCTGTCCGATGAGTGTACCCGATTCCACCGCTAGTAAACATAAACAGGTGCTGATCAACTACTGGATGGATAAAGCCGATGAATCCATGGAAGCTGCTCGCAGCGACTACGGTGCAGGTAGATATACGGTCGCTGTGAGGAATCTTTACTATGCCAGCTTTTATGCTTTAACAACAGTTCTGTTGAAAGAAGGACGCACCTTCAAGAGGCACAGCGGCGTCAAGGCTGCACTCCATAAGAATCTGATCAAGGCAGGTTGAAGATCAATGAGCGAAAATACCCGGTAGATAAA contains the following coding sequences:
- a CDS encoding nucleotidyltransferase domain-containing protein, which produces MKTIDDLPLRHNEKKAIKEATRILKERYPVKDVILFGLKARGDSSEESDIDLLLLTTEPLHWKDRHAIIEALFDVEMKHDVVISIIVNTIHDWQSGFCTLLPIHEEVNRVGIAVR
- a CDS encoding HEPN domain-containing protein, with product MSVPDSTASKHKQVLINYWMDKADESMEAARSDYGAGRYTVAVRNLYYASFYALTTVLLKEGRTFKRHSGVKAALHKNLIKAG